One Aegilops tauschii subsp. strangulata cultivar AL8/78 chromosome 7, Aet v6.0, whole genome shotgun sequence genomic window carries:
- the LOC109768236 gene encoding uncharacterized protein isoform X2: MRVMAGDMPCQHKSIRDQFIGDHITYDVPNCMLIMFPAYVSFAWVCYAIHTIKKKVFIYDPTLASENGGAIKQLHMRNCNLLKSAMTEFAKTYFESWDFGFGDLEPAIIHPKRQVSERHLSGFYTMNFCRNFIGDQETDNIHVDDDSSLAAYYLYDILHLKGNNAKRPHQFIESIDE, from the exons ATGCGTGTGATGGCAGGAGATATGCCATGTCAGCATAAATCCATTCGGGATCAGTTCATTGGAGATCATATCACCTACGACGTACCAAATTGTATGCTG ATTATGTTTCCGGCCTACGTCAGCTTCGCTTGGGTATGTTACGCAATACATACAATTAAAAAGAAGGTGTTCATCTATGACCCGACATTAGCATCGGAGAATGGTGGAGCAATCAAACAGCTACATATGAGAAACTGCAACCTGTTGAAGTCTGCTATGACTGAGTTTGCAAAAACATATTTTGAATCTTGGGACTTCGGGTTCGGTGATTTAGAACCGGCTATTATTCATCCTAAACGTCAAGTGTCTGAAAG GCACCTATCTGGGTTTTACACAATGAACTTCTGCAGGAACTTCATCGGTGACCAAGAGACAGATAATATTCATGTG GACGATGACAGTTCTCTGGCGGCATATTACCTTTACGACATTCTACATCTCAAGGGGAACAATGCAAAGAGGCCACATCAGTTCATCGAGTCTATCGATGAATGA